A part of Aegilops tauschii subsp. strangulata cultivar AL8/78 chromosome 2, Aet v6.0, whole genome shotgun sequence genomic DNA contains:
- the LOC109782224 gene encoding uncharacterized protein, with protein sequence MALAAAASSVGVASVALVLILIANASPSDASLEGRRALPGREIHLEPIVYPENAQSTVGSSPWRRSAEETPPSPANNSLVLAAKRTRRNDPSANNTMYGGGWNISEMHYWASVGYTGVPLFFLALVWFVGFGVVMLVISCCWCCCCFCRDRSDDYSPASFNASLILLVILTIATIVGCLLLNIGQMAFHTSTINTVDYVVGQGNLTVDNLRNFAGSLAAAKNIGVDQIFLPVEVQRKIDVVEEKLNSSANEFSARIVLNSDKIKNVVDLMQVALMDVGSVMLVLAILGLIFSVLGLQCFVSLLVIAGWVFVTVTLMMAGGFVLLHNVVGDTCVAMDEWVTHPQDHTALDDILPCVDVGTANESMHRSEEVTAQLVALVNNVIVNISNRDFPPGLQPLYFNQSGPKMPVLCNPLKPDMSPRECASGEVDFKTAPGEWKKFQCQAKGPAGKEVCTTVGRVTPAAYNQMTAAASISMGLYEYGPFLMNLQDCTFVRETFTSISVNNCPGLRYFSKTVYHGLILVSASVMVSIVCWMVHTRQRSLRGKQE encoded by the exons ATGGCGCTGGCCGCCGCCGCGTCGTCGGTCGGCGTCGCCTCCGTCGCTCTGGTCTTGATCCTCATCGCCAATGCCTCGCCTTCGGATGCTAGTTTGGAGGGGAGGCGCGCCTTGCCAG GTCGCGAGATTCACCTTGAGCCAATTGTCTACCCAGAAAATGCACAGAGCACGGTGGGCTCATCGCCATGGAGGAGATCGGCGGAGGAGACACCACCGTCGCCGGCGAACAATTCGCTCGTCCTCGCGGCAAAGAGGACCCGCCGGAACGACCCCAGCGCGAACAACACGATGTACGGCGGCGGGTGGAACATCAGCGAGATGCATTACTGGGCT TCCGTGGGCTACACCGGCGTCCCGCTCTTCTTTCTCGCCCTCGTCTGGTTCGTCGGCTTCGGGGTCGTCATGCTCGTCATCTCCTGCTGctggtgctgctgctgcttctgccGGGACCGGAGCGACGACTACTCGCCCGCCTCCTTCAACGCCTCCCTCATCCTCCTCGTCATCCTCACCATCGCCACCAT CGTGGGGTGCCTGCTGCTGAACATCGGGCAGATGGCGTTCCACACGAGCACGATCAACACGGTGGACTACGTGGTGGGGCAGGGCAACCTGACGGTGGACAACCTGAGGAACTTCGCGGGGAGCCTGGCCGCCGCCAAGAACATCGGCGTGGACCAGATCTTCCTCCCCGTTGAGGTCCAGCGCAAGATCGACGTCGTCGAGGAGAAGCTCAACTCCTCCGCCAATGAGTTCTCCGCCCGCATCGTGCTCAACTCCGACAAGATCAAGAACGTGGTAGACCTGAT GCAGGTAGCCCTGATGGATGTTGGAAGTGTCATGCTTGTCCTTGCCATACTCGGACTCA TATTCTCCGTGTTGGGGCTGCAGTGTTTTGTCTCCCT GCTGGTGATCGCCGGATGGGTGTTCGTCACCGTCACCCTCATGATGGCCGGCGGCTTCGTCCTCCTGCACAA CGTGGTGGGGGACACATGCGTCGCCATGGACGAGTGGGTGACGCACCCGCAGGACCACACGGCGCTGGACGACATCCTCCCCTGCGTGGACGTGGGGACGGCGAACGAGTCCATGCACCGGAGCGAGGAGGTGACGGCGCAGCTGGTGGCGCTCGTCAACAACGTCATCGTCAACATCTCCAACCGGGACTTCCCGCCGGGGCTGCAGCCGCTCTACTTCAACCAGTCGGGGCCCAAGATGCCGGTGCTCTGCAACCCCTTGAAGCCGGACATGAGCCCCCGCGAGTGCGCCTCCGGCGAGGTCGACTTCAAGACGGCGCCGGGGGAGTGGAAGAAGTTCCAGTGCCAGGCCAAGGGCCCCGCCGGGAAGGAGGTGTGCACGACGGTGGGACGGGTGACGCCGGCGGCCTACAACCAgatgacggcggcggcgagcatcAGCATGGGGCTGTACGAGTACGGGCCGTTCCTGATGAACCTCCAGGACTGCACCTTCGTCCGGGAGACCTTCACCTCCATCAGCGTCAACAACTGCCCCGGCCTCCGGTATTTCAGCAAGACCGTCTACCACGGCCTCATCCTCGTGTCCGCCTCCGTCATGGTCTCCATCGTCTGCTGGATGGTGCACACCAGGCAGCGCAGCCTTCGCGGCAAGCAGGAGTGA